One window of the Pelobates fuscus isolate aPelFus1 chromosome 12, aPelFus1.pri, whole genome shotgun sequence genome contains the following:
- the LOC134578570 gene encoding 3-galactosyl-N-acetylglucosaminide 4-alpha-L-fucosyltransferase FUT3-like, with translation MPPTIVPTATWALKESPHDPPQSPQIPCPLHLPSTTKVLQGSDRCLRMFRLTAATSGERRPHHLTATSPEASTILSRRAHNSGNIPLHVIGDEMRSAEANVCDLFFFKLLPYSRRKSKKRRLLCIFFLILLVLLVIISIWFCIFVSTIDIPKEVACSRHAELQPYFKGRGDIKPLLILVWTWPFGERFPLDTCLSEFGVPGCNLTIDRNVSDHADAIIIHHYDIMQSRDLLPKGPRPHYQLWVWFNFESPIIIKNLDMVDNLINLTMTYRQDSDIFIPYGFLKQMKIPQTFTIRTKTKLVAWLVSMGYSGNRRTKYYEELRKYIQIDVYGKEHKPLNWEDFSSTLEQYKFYLAFENCGHKDYITEKLWRNAFGNMMVPVVLGATRENYERFIPSDSFIHVDDFSSPKDLSEFLLVLDKDDVKYKQYFNWRSRYTVERNIGWDTHFCKACSALHQVNGYQTIPSIKKWFLNK, from the exons ATGCCTCCCACTATAGTCCCCACAGCAACATGGGCACTCAAAGAAAGTCCACATGACCCCCCTCAAAGTCCACAGATCCCatgccccctgcacctccccagtacCACCAAAGTTCTGCAAGGATCAGACAGATGCCTTCGCATGTTTCGCCTAACAGCGGCCACATCTGGGGAAAGAAGGCCGCACCACCTCACAGCCACCAGTCCGGAGGCCAGCACCATCTTGTCCCGCCGGGCTCACAACAGTGGGAACATTCCTCTCCACGTCATTGGAGATGAAATGCGGTCAGCCGAGGCCAATGTATGTGACCTTTTTTTCTTCAAGCTCTTGCCATACT CTCGCAGAAAATCAAAGAAACGCAGATTACTCTGCATCTTTTTTTTAATACTCCTTGTTCTCCTTGTGATTATTTCTATCTGGTTCTGCATATTTGTCTCAACCATCGACATCCCAAAAGAGGTTGCATGCAGCAGACATGCAGAACTACAACCTTACTTCAAAGGAAGAGGGGACATTAAGCCACTTCTCATCCTTGTCTGGACATGGCCGTTCGGAGAGCGCTTTCCTTTGGACACTTGCCTGTCAGAGTTTGGTGTCCCTGGGTGCAACCTGACAATAGATAGAAATGTCTCTGACCACGCTGATGCTATAATCATTCATCATTATGATATAATGCAAAGTAGAGATTTACTGCCCAAGGGTCCAAGACCTCATTACCAACTATGGGTTTGGTTCAACTTTGAATCTCCTATTATCATAAAGAACCTTGATATGGTAGACAATCTTATAAACTTGACAATGACCTATAGACAGGACTCTGACATCTTCATTCCCTATGGTTTTCTGAAGCAAATGAAAATACCTCAAACCTTTACCATTCGCACCAAGACCAAGCTTGTGGCATGGTTAGTTAGTATGGGGTACTCCGGTAACCGTAGGACTAAGTACTATGAAGAACTTAGGAAATACATCCAAATTGATGTCTACGGAAAGGAACACAAACCACTTAATTGGGAAGATTTTTCAAGCACCCTCGAACAGTATAAATTTTACTTAGCATTTGAAAACTGTGGACACAAGGACTACATTACAGAGAAGTTATGGCGTAATGCATTTGGCAATATGATGGTTCCTGTGGTTCTTGGAGCTACCCGGGAAAATTATGAACGCTTTATACCTTCAGACTCTTTCATTCACGTGGATGATTTTTCCAGCCCTAAAGATTTGTCAGAATTTTTGCTAGTCCTTGATAAAGACGATGTGAAGTACAAGCAATACTTCAACTGGAGATCACGTTACACTGTGGAAAGAAACATAGGTTGGGATACTCACTTCTGCAAAGCTTGTTCTGCTTTACATCAGGTCAATggctaccagactataccaagcaTAAAGAAATGGTTCCTAAACAAGTGA